One window of the Thermasporomyces composti genome contains the following:
- a CDS encoding MFS transporter, with amino-acid sequence MERRSITAAPPSASPDRSEHPQSLRAAWVAVTGLAAVFLIEMLDTSVLTVALPTIARDLSASATEVQWVSGAYALVFGGFMLAFGSVADRFGRRRVMLLGLTLFGLASLSVLLVTEPMGLIAVRTVVGIAAAMTAPGSMALSFRLFDDDALRVRATALISTVGFIGLMIGPTAGGLVLSIAPWQALLLVNVPIAALAILGIRFGIRPDRPEELHRVPIDLLGAVLGTAAVVLTLLTPTLLVDRAGTIR; translated from the coding sequence ATGGAACGCCGCTCCATAACTGCCGCGCCGCCGAGCGCATCGCCTGATCGCTCCGAGCACCCACAATCGCTCCGGGCCGCGTGGGTCGCGGTCACCGGCCTCGCGGCGGTGTTCTTGATCGAGATGCTCGACACGTCCGTGCTCACCGTCGCGCTGCCGACGATCGCGCGTGACCTGTCCGCGTCCGCGACCGAGGTGCAGTGGGTGAGCGGCGCCTACGCGTTGGTCTTCGGCGGCTTCATGCTGGCCTTCGGGTCAGTGGCCGATCGCTTCGGCCGGCGCCGGGTCATGCTGCTCGGACTGACGCTTTTCGGCCTGGCGAGCCTGTCCGTCCTGCTGGTCACCGAACCGATGGGTCTCATCGCCGTCAGGACGGTCGTCGGCATCGCCGCGGCGATGACCGCCCCGGGCTCGATGGCCTTGTCGTTCCGCCTGTTCGACGACGACGCGCTCCGGGTCCGAGCAACGGCGCTGATCTCCACCGTCGGGTTCATCGGCTTGATGATCGGCCCGACCGCGGGAGGGCTCGTCCTCTCGATCGCCCCCTGGCAGGCACTGCTGCTGGTCAACGTGCCCATCGCCGCGCTCGCCATCCTCGGCATCCGGTTCGGGATCCGTCCCGACCGGCCCGAGGAGCTCCACCGCGTGCCGATCGACCTGCTCGGCGCCGTCCTCGGCACCGCGGCGGTCGTGCTCACCCTGCTGACGCCGACGCTGCTCGTCGACCGCGCTGGCACGATCCGCTGA
- a CDS encoding ABC transporter permease has protein sequence MRGKQLGLTEGGSKQLATSIVTGSQLREDMEKGVLDRFRSLPIARSAPLAGALLTGTLRYAIGTGMTLLVGFAIGWRPEGGWWLVLAGLLVIVTSWAVSWIWALLGVVLRSAGAVQGIGIMILFPLTFLSNAFVPVDTLPRWLAWFANVNPISHLVTAVRELTNDGVVGADVGWTLVGAAVSSPSSRP, from the coding sequence GTGCGAGGTAAGCAACTCGGGTTGACAGAGGGCGGTAGTAAGCAACTCGCGACATCGATCGTCACCGGCTCCCAGCTGCGCGAGGACATGGAGAAGGGGGTGTTGGACCGCTTCCGGTCGCTGCCCATCGCCCGCAGCGCACCGCTCGCCGGAGCGTTGCTCACCGGCACCCTTCGCTACGCCATCGGGACCGGCATGACTCTCCTGGTCGGCTTCGCCATCGGGTGGCGACCGGAGGGCGGGTGGTGGCTCGTGCTCGCCGGTCTGCTCGTCATCGTCACGTCGTGGGCGGTGAGCTGGATCTGGGCGCTCCTCGGTGTCGTCCTGCGCAGCGCGGGTGCGGTGCAGGGGATCGGCATCATGATCCTCTTCCCGCTGACGTTCCTCTCCAACGCCTTCGTCCCCGTCGACACCCTGCCCCGGTGGCTCGCCTGGTTCGCGAACGTCAACCCGATCTCGCACCTCGTCACCGCGGTGCGCGAGCTCACCAACGACGGTGTCGTCGGGGCCGATGTCGGCTGGACCCTCGTTGGTGCCGCCGTCTCGTCGCCGTCTTCGCGCCCCTGA